GGCGCGGATATTCTGGCCGAAGTCGTCGGTTTTGCCATGACCTCGGACGCGGCTGATATTGTGATGCCCTCGAAACAGGGGGCGGCGCGCGCAATCGCGGGCGCTTTGCGCGACGCTGGCGTGAACCGCGACGCGGTCGGCTATATCAACGCCCACGGCACCGGCACGGCCGCCAACGACAAGACCGAAAGCGCTGCGGTGGCTGATGTGTTCGGCCCACATGCCGACAAGCTGATGATATCAAGCACGAAATCCATGCACGGCCACCTGATTGGCGGCACGGGGGCGGTGGAATTGCTGGCCTGTATCATGGCGCTGCGGGACGGGGTAATTGCGCCCACCATCGGCTATGAAGAGCCGGATCCCGAATGCGCGCTTGACGTTGTGCCCAATGTTGCGCGGGACGCATCGGTTGATGTGGTGCTGTCCAACGCCTTTGCCTTTGGCGGGCTGAATGCGGTGATTGCCCTGCGCAAGGCGTAACGCCGCCCCGGGGCGGGGCGGCGCCTGATTGTGTGTAACTTTATCTGGCTACTCGGCTGGCGCTGCTGTCGCGCCGTCCGTTGCACCGGAAATGGCCGCATCCATCGCAGCCGTAAAGCCGATCAGTGAAATTGTCAGCTCGACCCGTTGATCGGGGGCGACTGCGGGGACGATCACCAGCTTTGCCGCACCACCCGCCTTGAACTGGGCGATATCGGCGGCCGTAAAGCCGATCCGCGAAATGCAGCCCGAGGACAGCATCGGCGACGCGGGACGTTCCGAACAGTAGGTAAAGGGATACATGCGCGCCTCACCACCGTCGATCGACATGCGCAGATTGGCCGTCAGCAGCGTTTCCATCGGTGCGACGATCGTGGCACCAGCGGCCGCTTCCCCGCCCTCGGGCAGGGGGATCAGACCGATTTCAGCAACCGAATTGTCATCCTGATCTTTCAGCAGTTGGTAAAGCGTGCAAAGATCGGCCCCGTCCGGGTTATTCACGCAGCGCAGCGACCAGTCGTCGAACACAGCCGCGACAAACGGCTGACCGGGCTGCAGTTGGTCGGCGGGCACGGGTGTGCCCATATCGAACGCGGATGGATCGGCGGGGGCGTCCTCGGTCGTTTCCTGCGCCGCAAGGGGGGCGGCCAGCGCCATCAGCAGGGCCAGGGTCAGGGGCATCAATGAATTACGCATAATTTGGTCCACTCGGTTGTTGTTGGGTCCAGTTAACATGGGTCCGGCGGTATGTCAGCGGGAAATCCGGGGCTGGCAAGGGATTGCCGATCACAAATCCTTGCCCCAAAACGAGAAAAAGGGCCGCAGACGCGCACCCTTTTTCCATTCTCCCTATCGGACTTGGCCGACTTGCTGCGCGAACGCTACGCAAAGCGAAATCTGCCGTCAACTGTAAAATTTATGTGTCAATCGCTTGCTAAACCGGTCAGTTCATTAAAAAAACCGCGCCCGAAGGCGCGGCAAGTCTGACAGGGAGGTTGCCAGCCCGTTTCCCGGAGGACATTGGGACGCGGGCATGTTTAGACTGGCATGGAATGGTTAAGAATGTATTTTGCCGCGAGAGTTTTCTCGCGGGCACAGGCAACAAAGGGCAGGATCAGGGATGAGTGACGGAATTTTCATTGGCGGCGGTGGGGCCGAGTATGCGCAGGCGCAGAACCTTTTGCTGGGCTATGCCAATCGCCACGGGTTGATCGCTGGGGCCACGGGCACCGGCAAGACCGTCACGCTGCAAATTCTCGCCGAAGGGTTTTCGGCCGCCGGGGTTCCGGTGTTCCTGTCGGACGTCAAAGGCGATCTGTCGGGTCTTGCCAAGTCCGGCAGCGTCGATTTCAAGCTGCACGACCCTTTCATGAAGCGCGCAGCGACCATCGGCCTTGATCTGCAATATGACCGGTTTCCGGTCACGTTCTGGGACTTGCTGGGCGAACAGGGCCACCCGATCCGCGCCACGGTTGCG
This portion of the Octadecabacter sp. SW4 genome encodes:
- a CDS encoding invasion associated locus B family protein, translating into MRNSLMPLTLALLMALAAPLAAQETTEDAPADPSAFDMGTPVPADQLQPGQPFVAAVFDDWSLRCVNNPDGADLCTLYQLLKDQDDNSVAEIGLIPLPEGGEAAAGATIVAPMETLLTANLRMSIDGGEARMYPFTYCSERPASPMLSSGCISRIGFTAADIAQFKAGGAAKLVIVPAVAPDQRVELTISLIGFTAAMDAAISGATDGATAAPAE